The genomic interval TTTCGCTTTCCGTTCTAGATTTCATTGCGCATGTGCGTAACTATGGTTATTACTTGATCTGCAGTTATTTTCTGTCTCTTttatacaatatcatatatttttattacagTGATGTCTGCTATTCTGATCATGTCACCCTCTACACAGTATCATAAATAGTCCTAAAAAGTACCCGGCaattaaaagcaatatttttGCCACATTAAAAAAGCAAGAAATGTTTCCAAACGcgaaatatttgttgatatacAGGACATGTTTGATACAAATGCTTACTATATACTGCTACCGTACAGGGAGAGGGAAAAGGTGGAAAGTTGGCTTGAAAATCTCTCAATAGACCATCCAATGGCGATGGATACCCAGTAATTCCTTTTAAAACAGATGGTTATTTTCTGCAGGTTGAATGTTTTCATATAATTTACTCACCAATTAAGTAACAATCTTAACGATTGCTTAAAGTCGCACCGAGTCCAACTTTGTAAGTCGGAAATTCCCCTGTGTTTTTTTACAACATATCGCTATATTGAAGAGAGAGATGTAGAAAGAGAGAGACCTATTAGCTAGACAGGTATCTTGTTTCTATTATTGCCAGTTTGTATACGATTTGTACCGCGATATCTTCAAACAGTTTCTATAATTGCTAGAGATGTTTTCAACTATTAATTGTTAAAGATAACAAAAGGCGGTGAGATGAATGGTTTGCTCTTTACATAGGCTTTACATTAGCGATGATTGGTGTAACGTATTAAACTCGCTGGTCTCTTATCTCGTATACAGATGAGTTTTCTATTACTCATTTaaggcaaaaacaaaaaaaagtaaagaaaatcgCCAAATTTCAAGATGATTTGGCATAGAGCgatttaaataatgaaatagtTTTTTATCCTGATCAGGCCTTTACTTTTAACGAGGAAACTGTTGCTTCGTATATAGTTTGTCCAATATGTTATTTGATGTgctttggttatattttctcGAAAATATCCCGAAAACGGCTTTACCGCAGACTCTATATGTCTGTGGCTACAGGTATATGGTAAGTTAAATTTCAAACAGAAACCGACAGTGCAATCCTCGACAAATTTAGCTCAATAATCGTGATGACAGTTTGAGTTATTTTACGTTGTAGCCCGGTCTTCTCGGTCGATGGTGGAGAGAGGTTGTTCAATGCTGTTGAGTGGTATGCCTTCGGTCTCATCCGGAGGAGTCTGATTGGACCTTGAGGCCCACGTGACCGAAGTTGTCTGATGTTTCCCGTTGCTACGGAATGTCCGGATAGAGCACGGTATCATATCAAGGAGGTATCGTCTGAAATTCGCGCCAATCACAAACACTATGAAAGGATTTAATAACGAAACAATGCAGAAAAATATtaattgaaaatttttcaagTGAGCAAGAACGATTCCGGTGCAAAACGCTTGTTTTCCGGTATAAAATGTAAGGAAGCGAAAAATATAGTGAGGCATCCAACCCACAGCAAAGGCCACAACGAGTGTAATGACCATGGCGGCCAACCGACGGCGACCCCGCTGGGCCCGGCGTCCTGCTGAACTCGATCTCAAAGTATTTTTAAGGCTTTTGTTAGACGTGAGACTACCAAAGAGCGAGACAGCCATGTAGGTGTAAAATATAGCTATCAGAAATAACGGTGTCATATAAATTAATACAAAGCGAGCGATCGTAAAATTGACCATGAAAGGACTCCAGTCCATGACATAGATAAATGTAGGGCTATGAGCTATGCAGACTTTCATAATAGGCAAGGCAGACGCTAACGCCAGGAGCCACACGACCATCAGAGTTGCGATGGCAACGAACCGACGGTTTGGCTGGCTACGGGTAAGTATTTTTGCGCGGGAAATTCGAAATCGTTCGTAACTCATGACAACGAGCGAGAATATTGTTACCGTGGGAAAGAGAGCTTCCGAT from Apostichopus japonicus isolate 1M-3 chromosome 19, ASM3797524v1, whole genome shotgun sequence carries:
- the LOC139960427 gene encoding tachykinin-like peptides receptor 86C, yielding MSVTGSYEILGELSSILGNLQSYPSYEYNGSDFFENCTKVANSSQNVRNAYVCIYCLMLLISVVTNATILYIILRKRLWRDVSVIMIGNLAVNDVLVCVAILVPEISQWLGYFEDNTYKSLTVCRIHMASEALFPTVTIFSLVVMSYERFRISRAKILTRSQPNRRFVAIATLMVVWLLALASALPIMKVCIAHSPTFIYVMDWSPFMVNFTIARFVLIYMTPLFLIAIFYTYMAVSLFGSLTSNKSLKNTLRSSSAGRRAQRGRRRLAAMVITLVVAFAVGWMPHYIFRFLTFYTGKQAFCTGIVLAHLKNFQLIFFCIVSLLNPFIVFVIGANFRRYLLDMIPCSIRTFRSNGKHQTTSVTWASRSNQTPPDETEGIPLNSIEQPLSTIDREDRATT